TAATTGTTTATACTGAAAAGTTATAATGATAATATTTAATTATCAGCATTCTATTTTGAAAAAAATAACACAAAACGGCATATTATAATTGCTACTTCGGTTGAGATTCATCAGGAGCAAGCAAAATGGTTAAATAGATAAGGTTAACCCAACATAGTTCAGGTAATCATGTCATCATAATCAACACAAAAAATGGAGAGTATATGTTCATATGGAGGATCCCTGCAGCAGTGTTGCTAATTGGTGCTTGTCTGCACTGCTATGCGATTGATAAAGGCGCGACTATGGTTCAATTTAGTGGTCAGGTTGTGGATCAGAACCCTTGTAAAATTAACAATGACGAACAAGTTTTAGTACCATTTGGTAATATTTTACAAAAAAATGCAGATGGTAAACAAATTCAAAAAAAGCTGAACATTAATGTAAAATGTACAGGCGTGAATAATGATGCATTAAAAATGCAAATCGTCGGTACAACATCTTTTTCTGATAATGTGCTTGAAACC
This portion of the Erwinia sp. SLM-02 genome encodes:
- a CDS encoding fimbrial protein, which produces MLLIGACLHCYAIDKGATMVQFSGQVVDQNPCKINNDEQVLVPFGNILQKNADGKQIQKKLNINVKCTGVNNDALKMQIVGTTSFSDNVLETDMDDLGIVFYQNGSPVKLHTWFDLPQPAESLLLTASPIIQNGKSMGGGEFKATATLLVNIQ